From Deferribacter autotrophicus, the proteins below share one genomic window:
- a CDS encoding cytochrome-c peroxidase — MKECNLRIIFFVLSLVFLSFNLCAARLITPIPQKIEYNEAKALLGKKLFYEKMLSKDKKISCASCHDLYSGGTDHRKFSIGVFNRVHSINSPTVYNAIFNFRQNWNGSAKDLKEQAAMAIKGFSEMDMTEKEVEDRLNKSSKYRELFYKVYGINEIKFSYVIDAIAEFEKALITPNCKFDKYLRGEIELTEDEKDGFSLFKSLGCITCHNGVNLGGNSYQKIGIIFPHKWSEKVPDLYQITKDPEDKNVFKVPTLRNIEITYPYFHDGSAKTLKEAVEKMALHNLGLELNKEEMKKILMFLKTLTGELPDIIKENKEK; from the coding sequence ATGAAAGAATGTAATTTGAGGATTATTTTTTTTGTTTTATCATTGGTGTTTTTAAGTTTCAATTTATGTGCCGCTAGACTGATTACACCTATTCCTCAAAAGATTGAATATAATGAAGCTAAGGCATTGCTTGGTAAGAAGTTATTTTATGAGAAGATGCTATCAAAGGATAAAAAGATTTCATGTGCATCATGTCATGATTTATATTCAGGAGGTACTGACCACAGAAAGTTTTCTATAGGTGTTTTTAACAGGGTGCATTCGATTAATAGTCCTACCGTATATAATGCCATATTTAATTTTAGACAAAACTGGAATGGTAGCGCAAAGGATTTAAAAGAGCAAGCGGCTATGGCTATTAAAGGTTTTTCAGAAATGGATATGACAGAAAAAGAGGTTGAAGATAGATTAAATAAATCTTCTAAATACAGAGAGTTATTTTATAAAGTTTATGGTATAAATGAAATAAAGTTCAGTTATGTGATTGATGCTATTGCAGAATTTGAAAAGGCATTGATTACTCCAAACTGTAAGTTTGATAAATACTTAAGAGGTGAAATCGAATTGACAGAGGATGAGAAGGATGGATTTAGTCTTTTTAAAAGTTTGGGGTGTATCACTTGTCACAATGGAGTGAATCTTGGTGGAAATTCTTATCAAAAAATCGGGATTATTTTCCCTCATAAATGGAGTGAGAAAGTTCCTGATTTGTATCAAATAACAAAAGATCCTGAAGATAAAAATGTGTTTAAAGTTCCTACTTTGAGAAATATTGAGATTACATATCCATATTTTCATGATGGTAGTGCGAAAACTTTAAAAGAGGCTGTGGAAAAAATGGCTTTGCATAACTTAGGACTAGAACTTAATAAGGAAGAAATGAAAAAGATTCTAATGTTTTTGAAGACTTTAACGGGTGAATTGCCTGATATAATAAAAGAGAATAAGGAAAAATGA
- a CDS encoding class I SAM-dependent methyltransferase has translation MDVLKEFVIQLVKEKGKITFAEFMEIALYHPEYGYYQKENPFGMQGSFYTSVDASESFGRTLAKGFEETIKELNLAPILCEMGAGSGMLANDILNYYKAESNKFYSEVKYIIIEKSKYLIDRQKELLKEHIDKVEWISFDGLNDFEGVFFSNELVDAFPVHRIININGDLKELYVIYHDEKLQFYPDEFSTVNLKEYIGKLGVKLVDKQIADINLDAVKWIKDVGEKINKGIVVTIDYGFDAKNLYAPFRMDGTVTCYFKHTQNNDFFERIGYQDITAFVDFSALMEYGKESGLNVVNFEPQWVFLLQSGILDEIRNAKTDLHRTRIKSLIIPEGGFGTNFNVLIQSKGVYIPDTFLYNKKPYDIFEQLSEMYAE, from the coding sequence ATGGACGTATTAAAAGAATTTGTAATTCAATTGGTGAAAGAAAAGGGGAAAATAACTTTTGCGGAGTTTATGGAAATTGCACTTTATCATCCAGAATATGGATATTATCAGAAAGAAAACCCTTTTGGGATGCAGGGTAGTTTTTACACTTCAGTAGATGCATCTGAATCTTTTGGTAGGACTCTTGCAAAAGGGTTTGAAGAAACTATCAAAGAGCTAAATCTGGCTCCTATACTATGTGAGATGGGAGCTGGTAGTGGTATGCTTGCAAATGATATATTAAATTATTATAAAGCCGAGTCCAATAAATTTTACAGTGAAGTGAAGTATATAATTATTGAAAAGAGCAAATATTTAATTGATAGACAAAAAGAATTGTTAAAAGAGCATATTGATAAAGTAGAATGGATTTCCTTTGATGGGTTGAACGATTTTGAAGGAGTATTTTTTTCCAATGAGTTGGTAGACGCATTCCCTGTACATCGCATTATAAATATTAATGGAGATTTAAAAGAGCTGTATGTGATCTATCATGATGAAAAGCTGCAGTTTTACCCTGATGAATTTTCCACAGTTAATTTAAAAGAGTATATTGGAAAATTAGGGGTTAAGCTTGTTGATAAGCAGATTGCAGATATAAATCTTGATGCTGTCAAATGGATTAAGGATGTTGGAGAAAAAATTAATAAAGGAATAGTTGTAACCATTGATTATGGTTTTGATGCTAAAAATCTTTATGCTCCGTTTAGAATGGATGGAACTGTAACATGTTATTTTAAACATACACAAAATAATGATTTCTTTGAAAGAATAGGTTATCAGGATATTACGGCATTTGTGGACTTTTCCGCTTTGATGGAATATGGCAAGGAATCCGGATTGAATGTGGTAAATTTTGAGCCACAATGGGTGTTTTTATTACAGAGTGGTATTCTTGATGAAATTAGAAATGCGAAAACGGATCTTCATAGAACCAGAATAAAATCATTAATCATTCCTGAAGGTGGATTTGGTACAAATTTCAATGTATTAATTCAGAGTAAGGGTGTGTATATCCCAGATACCTTTTTGTATAATAAAAAACCTTACGATATTTTTGAACAGCTTAGTGAAATGTATGCAGAATGA